A genomic stretch from Telmatocola sphagniphila includes:
- a CDS encoding M14 family metallopeptidase, translating to MTKRLWLFSFFCLFPSLIHAEDPPQTVVEKTNYQETSRYSDVVDFCQNLAKASPKVRLTELGTSQEGRKLPVMIIADPPVATPQEAAKSGKLIIFAWGNIHAGEVDGKEALQILAREIATTKEHPLLKDLILVFAPIFNADGNERFDKHRPEQGGPTLVGIRANAQELDLNRDFVKLESPEVKALVRFVNLWDPAVCIDMHTTNGSYHKYTLTYEGGSSPAGDKRLVDLTRDRLFPEVGRRMEKTTGYKTFFYGNFAKGNTIWDSVPPTPRYGFHYFGICNKISILSESYSYASFKDRTLSGKSFVQTISEYIQEHKDEVKKLLAEARETTIKAGLSSDGQPGVVLQTKPVPYGRPYKVLGEVVELKDGKRHPTGKAVEYEVLYMGGSEPTKTVTRPRGYVIPASQTRVLENLKNHGIEMEKLAEAGEYEIEAYRVDKITKSRTFEKHQPVTLKVTPRTEKRKIEAGDYLVKTSQKLGSLAAYILEPESADGLATWNFFDSSMEEGKDFPVLRLPPSKK from the coding sequence ATGACGAAGCGACTTTGGCTGTTCTCATTTTTTTGCTTATTTCCCAGCTTGATCCACGCTGAGGACCCCCCTCAAACAGTAGTGGAAAAAACAAATTACCAGGAAACCTCGCGCTATAGCGATGTGGTGGACTTTTGTCAGAATCTGGCCAAGGCATCACCCAAAGTCCGGCTGACGGAGTTGGGCACCAGCCAGGAGGGCCGTAAACTGCCGGTGATGATTATCGCCGATCCGCCGGTGGCAACACCTCAAGAGGCTGCGAAATCGGGCAAACTGATTATTTTCGCCTGGGGTAACATTCATGCCGGCGAAGTCGATGGCAAAGAAGCATTGCAGATTCTGGCCCGGGAAATCGCCACGACCAAAGAACATCCGCTGCTCAAAGATCTGATACTGGTATTCGCCCCCATTTTCAATGCCGACGGTAACGAACGATTCGACAAGCACCGCCCCGAACAGGGCGGACCGACACTGGTCGGCATCCGTGCGAACGCTCAAGAACTCGATTTGAATCGCGATTTCGTCAAGCTCGAAAGCCCGGAAGTGAAAGCTCTGGTCCGCTTCGTGAACCTCTGGGATCCGGCCGTCTGTATCGACATGCACACGACCAACGGCTCCTACCACAAGTATACGCTGACCTACGAAGGTGGCAGTTCACCGGCGGGCGACAAACGTCTGGTCGATTTGACGCGCGATCGTCTCTTCCCCGAAGTGGGCCGAAGAATGGAGAAAACAACCGGGTACAAGACCTTCTTCTACGGCAACTTCGCCAAGGGAAATACCATTTGGGATTCAGTGCCTCCCACGCCGCGCTATGGATTTCATTACTTCGGCATCTGCAACAAGATTTCGATCTTATCGGAATCCTATAGCTATGCTTCCTTCAAGGATCGTACTCTATCGGGCAAATCCTTCGTTCAGACCATCAGCGAGTACATCCAGGAGCATAAAGACGAAGTGAAGAAGCTTCTGGCCGAGGCGCGCGAAACGACCATCAAGGCCGGCCTATCCTCCGACGGCCAACCCGGTGTCGTACTGCAAACCAAGCCAGTTCCCTACGGCCGACCTTATAAGGTTCTCGGGGAAGTGGTGGAACTGAAAGACGGTAAGCGCCATCCGACGGGTAAAGCGGTCGAGTACGAAGTGCTGTATATGGGCGGTTCGGAGCCGACAAAAACCGTGACGCGGCCACGCGGTTACGTCATTCCGGCCAGCCAGACTCGCGTGCTGGAAAACTTGAAAAATCATGGCATCGAGATGGAGAAACTTGCAGAAGCGGGCGAGTATGAAATCGAAGCCTATCGAGTGGACAAGATCACCAAATCGCGGACGTTCGAGAAGCACCAGCCGGTCACTTTAAAAGTGACGCCCCGAACTGAGAAGCGGAAAATTGAAGCGGGCGATTATCTGGTGAAAACCAGCCAGAAACTCGGTTCGCTGGCCGCATATATCCTGGAACCCGAATCGGCGGACGGCCTGGCGACCTGGAACTTCTTCGATTCTTCGATGGAGGAAGGGAAAGATTTCCCCGTCCTGCGTTTGCCGCCGAGCAAGAAATAA